A genomic window from Silene latifolia isolate original U9 population chromosome Y, ASM4854445v1, whole genome shotgun sequence includes:
- the LOC141627578 gene encoding uncharacterized protein LOC141627578 — MEIVKNLEVLIPFTELITHVPAYAKYMKDILTNKNSIRRSETIAFAGTSSAIIQGNSPPKLKDPEIFSILCTIGDITTNKELCGLGVSVSVLPYSVYEKLGMAKLKCTSMTLQMTDRSTKKPLGVLEDVSVRVGKLFIPMNFVIVDMEEDSNIPIILGRPFLYTAGEVIDVKHGMLTLEVGDEKKITFNLDKTVRAPNLNDPCFMVDHYSRQYDKKPKSPSKDPIKE; from the coding sequence atggagattgtTAAAAACTTGGAGGTTTTAATCCCTTTCACGGAGCTAATTACTCATGTACCGGCCTACGCAAAATACATGAAGGATATTCTTACCAATAAGAACTCCATTAGAAGGTCGGAGACCATAGCTTTTGCTGGCACAAGTAGTGCCATCATTCAAGGGAACTCCCCACCTAAGCTTAAAGATCCGGAAATCTTTTCTATCCTATGTACCATTGGTGACATTACAACTAACAAGGAACTATGTGGCTTAGGTGTTAGCGTAAGTGTCTTGCCATACTCGGTATATGAGAAGTTAGGAATGGCAAAGTTGAAGTGCACTAGCATGACATTGCAAATGACAGATCGCTCTACAAAGAAGCCACTAGGGGTTTTGGAAGACGTGTCCGTAAGAGTTGGAAAATTATTCATACCGATGAACTTTGTAATTGTGGATATGGAAGAAGATTCTAACATTccaatcattttgggaaggcCATTTCTGTACACCGCAGGAGAGGTGATTGATGTCAAGCATGGGATGCTAACCCTTGAAGTCGGTGATGAGAAGAAGATAACCTTCAACCTTGATAAGACAGTGAGAGCTCCAAATTTGAATGatccatgctttatggttgaccATTATAGTCGGCAATATGACAAGAAGCCGAAATCTCCATCTAAGGATCCtatcaaggaataa